A window of Pseudomonas putida genomic DNA:
GAATGGCAGCTGGCGCCAAGAGGTGGCCATGGGCCTTTGTTGCGCCACAATGACGCCGGTGCCTGGCGGTTATGGACCGAGCAACCTGCCAGCTGGACAGACAAGCACAGGATGTTCCGCCGTCTGGGTGAGCGTTTTGCTCGCCTGGATGATGAACAGATTGACCAGGCCATGGCCATCCACGCACTGGATGCAGATTACCTTCGGGCATTGCATGTTTATGGTCGGCCGCCTGAAGCTGAGCTGGTCGATACCGTTGAACGCCTGCTTATCGACCGCCGGCTGCAGGCCTTGCTGGACGATTTGAAGCTTGGGCGGGTAGCGGATGACGCGCCGTTGCTGCTGAAGGCCCGCGCATTACCTGGCGTTACCGAGCATGAGGGGCCAGCATTGGCAGCGCAGCTGTCGACAAGACGTCGCCAACTGTTCCAACAGCTGTACGAAGAGCAGCAGGAACCAGACGACGCTGCATCGGCGACGTTGCGCCGCACATTCCCTAGCCTGCATCGCCTGGCTGCCCGCGAGCTTGTGAACGGGTTGTCACAGCATGGCGTCGATTTTCAGGCCCTGGCCAGCGGCAGGGTGCCGTTCCGGCTGGTCACCCGGGCCAGGTTGAGCGTACTGCGCATTCGTGTTGCGCGAGCCTGCGAAGCGTTGTTCATCCAGACGCCTCAGTCGCTGGACCAGGCCAAGGTAGCGCTGACGCTGCTTGATAACTTCGACACCAGGGAGATCAGGCCGCGCTGGCGGCTCTACGATGGCGATAGTCCGCGGCCGGTCATGACTACCAGTGGCAATGGAGCGAACTACAGACTGGTGCATGAAAACGGGCTATTCGGGCTTGAGGACGCGCTGGGCGTCGAGTTGCGCGGCCCCGGCGAGCTGTTCGAAATACTGGTTGATGCGTTCGCCCCTGCAGATATTGCGGCCCTCGGCATCCATCAACCCTATGCCCAAGGCTTGAGAGAACTGCTGGCTCGGCAAGTGCAGGCGCACAGCAAAGTGCTCGTCCAAGCCTTGGGCAAAGATCCTCGACAGCCATGGTTGCTGACGCCGCTGCGGCTGGACGACGGCAGGATCGGCTACCCGTTGGGCGGCTGTCAGGGACGCTTTGCCCGGCCTGCGTCGCGACCCCGGGCGTTCGCGGCGCGTCTACGCGACCTTTACCCGGATTACTCCGATGAAAAAATCGAAGACTGGCTGGCCAGGTTGCACGCATCTGGACGCGATACCGCCAGTGAGCTTGGCATACTCGAAGAGCAAGCACGCCGGCTGAGTGACCATCTGCGAAGCTGGGAGCGCCACGGGTTGATGGCCGGTGAAAAGGCTGAACGCAGGCGGTTTCGCAAAGCGATCATGCAATGCTGGCGGGAACGGGTGCCCGATCATGTTACCCCCGAGGGGCAACGGCGGTCGGTAATCTGGCAGTACAGCGGGCATGACCTGCAGTCGTTGCCAGAGCTGGGACCGCTGTTCACCTTCCCGCATGTTACCGAACTTTCCCTGCGCAGCCTGCTGTTGAAAGCGGTGCCGGCGCAGTTTCTGCTTTCATTCCCGAATCTGACATCTCTGGAGCTCGGCTACAACCAGCTGCGACATCTGCCAAGCAGCCTGTGGTTGCTTGGCAACCTGCGCATACTCGACGTGACCGGCAATCAGATTTCGCTGGACGCGCTTGAGGCCGAGATGCTGGCAAGTTGTCGGCAGTTACGCTACCTGAACCTGTCGAACAATCGCTTGCAAAGCGCGTTTTCGGTTGCACGGATGGAGCATTTGGCCGAACTGCGTATGCGCAATACCGGGCTGGCCGCGCTTCCCGAAGGCACCATGGACTGCCAGAGTTTGTACATGCTCGACGCTTCCAACAACGCCATTGCGTCGCTGCCCCGCGATTTTACCCAGTCCCGTTTGTGGCAGAACGGCTACGTGGTGCTCTCGGGCAACCCGGTCCTGCAGCGCCAGGCTGCAGAGCTGCAGGAGGCGTGGGAAATTCCGGAAACCAGCACAATCCCTTATAAACTGCGCTGGCTGGACCGCCTGGACGGTGAACAGCGTGAGGATCTTGGTTGCTTGTGGATCAGTACCGAGCTGATGGATGGAGCGGAGAACTTCATGCGCTTGTTGGCGCAGCTCCTGCGCTCGCGGGATTTCCTCCACCCCCGGTATGGGGAGATGCTGGCTTCGCGGGTTTTGGCGATGATGCAAAAGATCGAGGATGCGCCGGCACTGGCCAAAGACATATTCGCCAGTGCCGTGATCGAGAACTGCGCGGACAATGCAACGGTGGTTTTCCAGCAGCTCGAAATCCGATGTCTCGTCTGGGATGCAGAGCAGGGGGCCCCGTCGCGTGACCAGGAGAGCGCGCTGGTGAAACTGGCGCGGCGGTTGTGGAGACAGCAGCAGGTCAACTTCATCGCGTTGCGCGAGGCCGAGGCGGTAGGTGCCGGGAACGAGTCGATCGAATGGGCGCTGGCTTATTCGATCCGCTTGCGAGACGACCTGGACCTACCGGTCAACACGCAGAGCATGCTCCATGAAGGGATTCCGAACCTGGACGATGCCGCGGTTGCGCGCGCGCGGAGTGAGGTGATGCAGAATGAAACTGCCGAATTGGTGGCAGTGTGGAT
This region includes:
- a CDS encoding NEL-type E3 ubiquitin ligase domain-containing protein → MTTPSQELPPTVDTLAMEQAYQDGLIVKRLPRWIRRLRIVSPTEQNIPVNGLYESQHAALRDALKDSLACRQWLAKELARIEGIDHFVKPLLQRAMQKEFGTRENVDGMFFRRWYTYTAPSQGTVWGRYPVADKDYFEVPLIEAALDNFTPGEGRNEQHKDNCIVDSLSQRLTSPTAPAFARLCRQLDLGRRYQQHLDTVLKAPSTQARGWRSMASTLAQLYSSVMLIDACKAKSDGILSAAELELVLDLCKQGRPGTFYESKVVARQLSAFGCDLQQIVILEVLHEGWLFNASRKIIVYIPDDPNGSWTVSPDLESFTRKVLGQRLRDTRYQSFFRRFVRRRDSQQFFSRVAKDLVGVASWATREMDQHMRDYPLPLFEHLAWARIEHIKDDAAQIATPVSDLDRKAQEAHRQRLVAEGWTLATVAGVFIPALNALLLAVMVWDLLGELFQAVEDWREGDTSAAIEHVLSVAKDLAVIGATAVVWREASRAWAAVDQWVPARLEDGTEKLWNADLVPFRSAAPPAKEVADAMGIYRAQDRSWMNMDGQYYEIVQRADEEWQLAPRGGHGPLLRHNDAGAWRLWTEQPASWTDKHRMFRRLGERFARLDDEQIDQAMAIHALDADYLRALHVYGRPPEAELVDTVERLLIDRRLQALLDDLKLGRVADDAPLLLKARALPGVTEHEGPALAAQLSTRRRQLFQQLYEEQQEPDDAASATLRRTFPSLHRLAARELVNGLSQHGVDFQALASGRVPFRLVTRARLSVLRIRVARACEALFIQTPQSLDQAKVALTLLDNFDTREIRPRWRLYDGDSPRPVMTTSGNGANYRLVHENGLFGLEDALGVELRGPGELFEILVDAFAPADIAALGIHQPYAQGLRELLARQVQAHSKVLVQALGKDPRQPWLLTPLRLDDGRIGYPLGGCQGRFARPASRPRAFAARLRDLYPDYSDEKIEDWLARLHASGRDTASELGILEEQARRLSDHLRSWERHGLMAGEKAERRRFRKAIMQCWRERVPDHVTPEGQRRSVIWQYSGHDLQSLPELGPLFTFPHVTELSLRSLLLKAVPAQFLLSFPNLTSLELGYNQLRHLPSSLWLLGNLRILDVTGNQISLDALEAEMLASCRQLRYLNLSNNRLQSAFSVARMEHLAELRMRNTGLAALPEGTMDCQSLYMLDASNNAIASLPRDFTQSRLWQNGYVVLSGNPVLQRQAAELQEAWEIPETSTIPYKLRWLDRLDGEQREDLGCLWISTELMDGAENFMRLLAQLLRSRDFLHPRYGEMLASRVLAMMQKIEDAPALAKDIFASAVIENCADNATVVFQQLEIRCLVWDAEQGAPSRDQESALVKLARRLWRQQQVNFIALREAEAVGAGNESIEWALAYSIRLRDDLDLPVNTQSMLHEGIPNLDDAAVARARSEVMQNETAELVAVWMVEQPFWEKYLQTRYEKKLLVPESMQTEWASLADEVAKAKVEQWTADTRLQLTTDALHRWV